One window of the Amycolatopsis mediterranei genome contains the following:
- a CDS encoding phosphotransferase enzyme family protein, with protein sequence MADFQANTRPFAELDRSGRTRRLRRLAEAALTAYAVPVARLTPLAHGQNTAFRVDGADGHRYVLRVQRPDGPGVAQVRAEMAWLATLRRETGLVVPQPVPTRARDLVTVVADPAVPEPRTCVLCHWVEGRFLDERLSAPQLYAVGEFTARLHLHGARMNGLDRRRVDDLTEFGRTQVDGFSATVVERAVAAAGGDERIRAAVARVRAVRAELGFGSDVFGLVHGDLHQGNYLLHRGRVHAIDFDDCGYGHYAYDLAVACAALAHLPHREELEEALLDGYRSVRPAAATTDPGVLAAFAGLRRVQLRLR encoded by the coding sequence ATGGCCGACTTCCAGGCGAACACCCGGCCGTTCGCCGAGCTCGACCGCTCCGGCCGGACGCGCCGCCTGCGCCGGCTCGCCGAAGCGGCGTTGACGGCCTACGCCGTGCCGGTGGCTCGCCTGACCCCCCTGGCCCACGGGCAGAACACGGCGTTCCGCGTCGACGGCGCGGACGGCCACCGGTACGTGCTGCGGGTGCAGCGGCCGGACGGCCCCGGTGTCGCGCAGGTCCGGGCCGAGATGGCCTGGCTGGCCACGCTGCGCCGCGAAACCGGCCTCGTCGTCCCGCAGCCGGTGCCGACGCGCGCGCGGGACCTGGTCACCGTGGTCGCCGACCCGGCCGTGCCCGAGCCACGCACCTGCGTGCTCTGCCACTGGGTCGAGGGCCGATTCCTCGACGAGCGGCTCAGCGCGCCGCAGCTGTACGCGGTGGGCGAGTTCACCGCGCGGCTGCACCTGCACGGCGCGCGGATGAACGGCCTCGACCGCCGCCGCGTCGACGACCTGACGGAGTTCGGCCGCACGCAGGTGGACGGCTTCTCCGCGACGGTCGTCGAGCGGGCCGTCGCGGCGGCCGGCGGCGACGAACGGATCCGCGCGGCGGTGGCGCGCGTCCGCGCGGTGCGGGCCGAGCTGGGGTTCGGCTCCGACGTCTTCGGCCTGGTGCACGGCGACCTCCACCAGGGCAACTACCTGCTGCACCGCGGCCGGGTGCACGCGATCGACTTCGACGACTGTGGGTACGGGCACTACGCCTACGACCTCGCCGTCGCCTGCGCCGCCCTCGCACACCTGCCGCACCGCGAAGAGCTGGAGGAGGCGCTCCTGGACGGCTACCGGTCGGTCCGCCCGGCCGCGGCCACCACCGACCCGGGCGTGCTGGCCGCCTTCGCCGGGCTCCGGCGGGTCCAGCTGCGGCTGCGCTGA
- a CDS encoding TetR/AcrR family transcriptional regulator has translation MAGRSSNATSTRDRLLMAAGQLLHEAGDGPVSTRAICERAGVQAPTLYHHFGSKQGLLDAVVNYGFTQYVQAPEPGGDPVERIRTGWDRHVEYGLEHPAFYVLLYGQIEPGVPCNLTSSAEAMLLELFTPLAREGRLRVEATQAARQFAAANSGVTLSLIAQPEDRRDLAMSTQVREAVLAGLLADRPTEGSSVSALAVALSTALEDDDRALTPTERQMLREWLHRLAS, from the coding sequence ATGGCCGGACGATCGAGCAACGCCACCAGCACCCGCGACCGCCTGCTCATGGCCGCCGGTCAGCTCCTGCACGAGGCCGGCGACGGGCCGGTCTCGACGCGGGCGATCTGCGAGCGCGCCGGCGTCCAGGCCCCCACGTTGTACCACCACTTCGGCAGCAAGCAGGGCCTGCTCGACGCGGTCGTCAACTACGGCTTCACCCAGTACGTCCAGGCTCCGGAACCGGGCGGCGACCCGGTGGAGCGGATCCGCACGGGCTGGGACCGGCACGTCGAGTACGGCCTGGAGCACCCCGCGTTCTACGTGCTGCTCTACGGCCAGATCGAGCCGGGCGTGCCGTGCAACCTCACCTCGAGCGCCGAGGCCATGCTGCTGGAGCTCTTCACGCCGTTGGCGCGTGAGGGCCGCCTGCGCGTCGAGGCGACGCAGGCGGCGCGGCAGTTCGCGGCGGCCAACAGCGGCGTGACGCTCAGCCTCATCGCCCAGCCCGAAGACCGCCGCGACCTGGCCATGTCCACGCAGGTGCGGGAGGCGGTGCTGGCCGGGCTGCTCGCCGACCGGCCCACCGAGGGCTCGTCCGTGAGCGCTCTCGCGGTCGCTTTGTCGACCGCTCTCGAGGACGATGACCGCGCGCTGACGCCGACCGAGCGCCAGATGCTGCGGGAGTGGCTGCACCGGCTGGCCTCCTGA
- a CDS encoding LLM class F420-dependent oxidoreductase, translating to MTNVSSKFGVFLAPHRDDVTRKAHAVAADELGYGAVWLGTGRNSVGDLALVEEILAATERITVATAIVNMWVDEPEPLAASYHRLAGRYGKRLLLGIGVGHPESVTEYRSPYDKIVDYLDRLDAAGVPVEARVLAALGDRVLKLAAERTAGAHPYLVPVTHTRHARAILGAGKLLAPEHKVVVDDDPVAARAIGRPYVRTPYLGLSNYVNNLLRHGYTEADVAGGGSDRLIDDLVLHGTPEIVAKGLLSHVDAGADHVAVQVLGPSPEVELANQRRLAEVLL from the coding sequence ATGACAAATGTATCGAGCAAGTTCGGCGTGTTCCTGGCCCCGCACCGCGACGACGTGACGCGCAAGGCGCACGCCGTCGCGGCGGACGAGCTGGGGTACGGCGCGGTGTGGCTGGGCACCGGCCGCAATTCGGTCGGCGACCTCGCGCTCGTCGAAGAGATCCTCGCCGCCACCGAGCGGATCACCGTGGCGACGGCGATCGTCAACATGTGGGTCGACGAACCGGAACCGCTCGCCGCGTCCTACCACCGGCTCGCGGGCCGGTACGGAAAGCGCTTGCTGCTCGGGATCGGCGTCGGCCACCCCGAGTCGGTCACCGAGTACCGCAGCCCGTACGACAAGATCGTCGACTACCTCGACCGGCTCGACGCGGCCGGTGTCCCGGTCGAGGCCCGGGTGCTCGCCGCGCTCGGCGACCGCGTGCTGAAGCTGGCCGCCGAGCGCACCGCGGGTGCGCACCCGTACCTCGTGCCGGTCACGCACACCCGGCACGCACGGGCGATCCTGGGCGCGGGCAAGCTGCTGGCACCGGAGCACAAGGTGGTCGTGGACGACGACCCGGTGGCCGCGCGCGCCATCGGACGGCCGTACGTCCGGACCCCGTACCTCGGCCTCAGCAACTACGTGAACAACCTGCTGCGCCACGGGTACACCGAGGCCGACGTCGCCGGCGGCGGCAGCGACCGCCTGATCGACGACCTCGTCCTGCACGGCACCCCGGAGATCGTCGCCAAGGGCTTGCTGTCCCATGTGGACGCCGGAGCCGACCACGTTGCGGTGCAGGTGCTCGGCCCGTCACCCGAGGTGGAGCTGGCGAACCAGCGGCGGCTCGCGGAGGTGCTGCTCTGA
- a CDS encoding nitroreductase/quinone reductase family protein, with translation MIMLTTTGARTGRQHRVPLGALDIDGRLVVIASAMGAPKHPAWYHNIRRNPLVTVETDTETFEAMAALPPDRDKLFAEVIEREPGFADYQKRTTRILPVVELHRIDTARRMGDWLVEMHDWLRGELKQMRAELDCGTPKQLSLRCAGFCTALSRHHTGEARNIFPLLAERFPALAPTLAKLDEEHVVVARLQEEVQQLVDEEADPARLRAEFDRLRSELDSHFAYEERTLVAALNALLPAPG, from the coding sequence TTGATCATGCTCACCACGACCGGCGCCCGGACGGGCCGGCAGCACCGGGTTCCCTTGGGCGCCTTGGACATCGACGGCCGGCTGGTCGTCATCGCCTCGGCGATGGGTGCGCCGAAGCACCCGGCCTGGTACCACAACATCCGGCGCAACCCGCTGGTCACGGTGGAAACGGACACCGAAACGTTCGAGGCGATGGCGGCCCTCCCGCCCGACCGCGACAAGCTGTTCGCCGAGGTGATCGAGCGGGAGCCGGGGTTCGCGGACTACCAGAAGCGAACGACCCGGATCCTGCCCGTCGTCGAATTGCACCGCATCGACACCGCGCGCCGCATGGGCGACTGGCTCGTCGAGATGCACGATTGGCTGCGCGGCGAGCTGAAGCAGATGCGGGCCGAGCTGGACTGCGGCACCCCGAAGCAGCTGAGCTTGCGCTGCGCCGGGTTCTGCACGGCCCTCTCCCGGCACCACACCGGGGAAGCGAGGAACATCTTCCCGTTGCTGGCCGAGCGGTTCCCCGCCCTCGCGCCCACGCTGGCGAAGCTCGACGAAGAACACGTCGTCGTCGCGCGGCTGCAGGAGGAGGTGCAGCAACTCGTCGACGAGGAAGCCGATCCGGCGCGGCTGCGGGCGGAGTTCGACCGGCTCAGGTCCGAATTGGACAGCCACTTCGCCTACGAGGAACGCACGCTCGTCGCGGCGCTGAACGCCCTGCTGCCCGCGCCCGGCTGA